From a region of the Pirellulales bacterium genome:
- a CDS encoding terpene cyclase/mutase family protein, giving the protein MATLPITSEATRESVATLPIGHPATVVPPPLPASYGANDRASVASAAPASAIASVVEPISAGDQPKARRTSLQPDKFDQFAAALRCWWRGVPSWLASLLIHTTALIVLGLIYVAPEHKSSDLEIVAHPTAPSDSLADLDSLTDADVTSLNSTLSTIDSGPMVDIPLNPLADDIDAAAASLDVASLNDALAPQQDLLKTMGVAGGSGEGLGGRSGALKGALLKKGGTDASEAAVARALRWISKHQLPDGGWSFDLQQCPTCRGLCQNSGEYGEARLGATAMALLPFLGSGQTHRQGQYREVVRKGIYYLTTHTKNTGGFLSMHEPKGTMYSHGLGTIALCEAYAMTNDLALKPYAQGAVNFTVYAQDPVGGGWRYEPRQDGDTSVVGWQIMALKSAEMAGLDVPSSVFTRATKFLDSVQSDDGAAYGYVAPANGFPRATSAVGLLCRMYLGWKKDNPGLKRGIAAIAREGPSIPARTNNSADMYYNYYATQVLRHWGGYEFDRWNGKTRDWLIESQSSKGHEAGSWYFDFASHSRAGGRLYCTSMATMMLEVYYRHLPIYGSKAVNDEFSRNE; this is encoded by the coding sequence ATGGCGACCCTGCCCATTACCAGCGAAGCAACTCGCGAATCCGTCGCGACTTTGCCGATTGGCCATCCGGCGACAGTGGTTCCACCGCCGCTGCCAGCCAGTTATGGCGCGAATGATCGCGCTTCCGTCGCTTCCGCCGCACCGGCATCAGCCATTGCATCAGTGGTCGAGCCGATCAGCGCAGGCGACCAGCCAAAAGCCAGACGAACTTCGCTCCAGCCCGACAAGTTCGATCAGTTTGCCGCCGCCCTGCGATGCTGGTGGCGAGGGGTGCCCAGTTGGTTAGCCAGCCTATTGATTCACACGACGGCACTGATCGTGCTCGGCTTGATTTATGTCGCACCTGAGCACAAATCGAGTGACTTGGAGATCGTCGCCCATCCGACGGCGCCCAGCGATTCACTCGCAGACTTGGACTCCTTGACCGACGCCGATGTGACCAGTTTGAATTCAACGCTCAGCACCATCGACAGCGGACCGATGGTCGATATCCCGCTCAATCCGCTGGCCGACGACATCGACGCCGCGGCAGCAAGCCTCGACGTGGCCTCGTTGAACGATGCACTCGCTCCGCAGCAAGATTTGCTGAAGACGATGGGCGTTGCCGGCGGCTCCGGCGAAGGCCTGGGAGGACGCTCGGGCGCGCTCAAGGGAGCGCTGCTTAAGAAAGGCGGGACGGATGCCAGCGAGGCGGCCGTCGCCCGCGCTTTGCGGTGGATTTCCAAGCATCAACTACCCGACGGCGGTTGGAGTTTCGATTTGCAGCAGTGTCCAACTTGTCGCGGGCTGTGTCAAAATTCGGGCGAATATGGCGAGGCGCGGCTGGGCGCTACGGCGATGGCGCTGTTGCCGTTTTTAGGCTCGGGGCAAACTCACCGGCAAGGCCAGTATCGAGAAGTCGTGCGCAAAGGAATTTATTACCTCACCACTCACACGAAGAACACCGGCGGCTTTTTGAGCATGCACGAGCCGAAAGGCACCATGTACTCGCACGGTCTGGGAACCATTGCGCTATGCGAGGCCTACGCGATGACCAACGACCTTGCGCTCAAGCCCTATGCACAAGGGGCGGTGAACTTCACCGTGTACGCCCAAGATCCTGTTGGGGGTGGATGGCGCTACGAGCCGCGACAAGATGGCGACACATCGGTCGTTGGCTGGCAGATCATGGCGCTGAAAAGCGCCGAAATGGCGGGATTGGATGTCCCTAGCTCGGTCTTCACTCGTGCGACGAAGTTTCTCGACAGCGTGCAATCCGACGATGGGGCGGCCTACGGTTACGTGGCTCCGGCAAACGGCTTTCCCCGCGCCACATCCGCCGTCGGCCTGCTCTGCCGCATGTATTTAGGTTGGAAGAAAGACAATCCTGGACTCAAGCGTGGAATCGCCGCCATTGCGCGTGAGGGTCCGTCGATTCCCGCACGTACGAATAATTCGGCCGACATGTATTACAATTACTACGCGACACAAGTCCTGCGACATTGGGGCGGCTACGAGTTCGACCGGTGGAACGGCAAGACACGCGACTGGCTGATTGAAAGCCAATCCAGCAAAGGCCATGAGGCAGGAAGCTGGTACTTCGATTTCGCCTCGCATTCCCGCGCCGGCGGACGACTCTACTGCACTTCGATGGCGACGATGATGCTGGAAGTCTACTACCGCCATCTCCCCATCTACGGCAGCAAAGCCGTGAATGATGAATTCTCGCGCAATGAATAG
- a CDS encoding terpene cyclase/mutase family protein, giving the protein MPSELSSPSETPPATSPEVEMRGDARCGRWRDEPVASKPSRATIALSRSITADSVIVAASRAAFWRVAQWERIFAPRDGTNPWILSTMVHCAAIIVLGLLIAKPDTASSPAAINLTAVQGLTIGGEELLTDADVAPTPFAASSEALVQSLAELPIEPLEFAASESIDAQSVTIPVVPRSLTGATPLSFADHGTNWGVSISNGGGLNGRSRGMRGKLAGQGGGSHRSEEAVERGLKWLLAHQHEDGSWRFSFDGLPCNSACRNAGTETTSTGATALALLPFYGAGYTHREGPYAEQVNKGLYYLCNRMLILPQGGDLQEGTMYAQALSTIVLCEAYAMSQDAKLRPYAEKAVKFVLYAQDLHGGGWRYTPGMPGDTTMTGWQLMALKSAVLAGLDVPRDRFYLAGKFLDSVQSERGAAYGYRTTIKRPCTSAVGLLCRMYLGWPKTHPAIREGVRFFDRQGPSPTDLYLDYYASQLMFHHGSAPWERWNKKMREYLIQTQANQGHEAGSWHFDDQHGNAGGRLYSTAMAILTLEVYYRYLPIYSSRVVDDGF; this is encoded by the coding sequence ATGCCTTCCGAGCTTTCCAGCCCCAGTGAAACGCCTCCGGCGACGTCGCCGGAGGTCGAAATGCGCGGCGATGCGCGATGCGGTCGCTGGCGCGATGAGCCTGTGGCAAGCAAGCCGTCGCGCGCGACGATCGCGCTTTCGAGGTCGATCACTGCCGACTCCGTGATCGTTGCCGCAAGCCGCGCGGCATTTTGGCGCGTGGCCCAATGGGAACGGATTTTCGCGCCACGCGACGGTACAAATCCGTGGATATTGAGCACGATGGTCCATTGTGCCGCGATCATTGTGCTAGGACTTTTGATCGCGAAACCCGACACAGCTTCGTCCCCGGCGGCAATCAACTTGACGGCGGTCCAAGGATTGACCATCGGCGGGGAAGAATTGCTGACCGACGCCGACGTCGCTCCGACGCCCTTCGCTGCTTCCAGCGAAGCGCTGGTTCAATCGCTGGCCGAATTACCGATCGAGCCATTGGAATTCGCAGCGAGCGAGTCGATCGACGCCCAATCGGTGACAATTCCTGTCGTGCCACGGTCGCTGACCGGCGCTACACCCCTTTCGTTCGCAGACCATGGAACGAACTGGGGAGTATCCATTTCCAACGGAGGTGGGCTAAACGGCCGCAGCCGCGGCATGCGGGGCAAGCTAGCCGGTCAAGGAGGCGGTTCGCATCGCAGCGAAGAGGCTGTCGAACGTGGGCTGAAATGGCTTCTCGCCCATCAGCACGAAGACGGCTCTTGGCGATTTAGCTTTGACGGGCTGCCTTGCAACAGCGCCTGCCGCAATGCAGGAACCGAAACAACCAGCACGGGCGCGACAGCGCTGGCGCTGCTCCCTTTTTACGGTGCAGGTTACACGCATCGTGAAGGCCCCTATGCGGAACAGGTGAACAAAGGGTTGTACTACCTGTGCAATCGGATGTTGATCCTGCCGCAAGGAGGCGATTTGCAAGAAGGGACGATGTACGCCCAGGCGCTCTCGACCATCGTGCTCTGCGAAGCCTACGCGATGTCGCAGGACGCCAAGCTGCGGCCCTATGCTGAAAAAGCCGTGAAATTCGTCCTCTACGCGCAAGATCTGCACGGCGGCGGCTGGCGATACACCCCAGGAATGCCCGGCGACACCACCATGACCGGCTGGCAACTGATGGCCCTCAAAAGTGCCGTGCTGGCCGGATTGGATGTCCCCAGAGACCGGTTTTATCTGGCGGGCAAGTTCCTCGATAGTGTGCAATCGGAACGCGGAGCCGCCTACGGTTACCGTACGACGATCAAGCGACCATGCACCTCTGCCGTAGGCTTGCTTTGCCGCATGTATCTCGGCTGGCCGAAAACGCATCCGGCGATCCGCGAGGGCGTGCGATTCTTCGATCGCCAAGGCCCGTCGCCGACCGACCTCTACCTCGACTATTACGCCTCGCAACTCATGTTCCACCACGGCAGCGCGCCTTGGGAACGCTGGAATAAGAAAATGCGCGAATACCTCATCCAGACGCAGGCCAATCAAGGGCACGAGGCAGGGAGTTGGCACTTCGACGACCAACACGGCAACGCTGGCGGCCGGCTCTACAGCACCGCAATGGCGATATTGACGCTGGAAGTCTACTACCGCTACTTGCCGATTTATTCGTCACGAGTGGTGGATGACGGGTTTTAG
- a CDS encoding GyrI-like domain-containing protein gives MEYEIRLEQQDYCPLAVVRRRAKQLELPKVVPEACGAVWSVIRADQVAGAGRHVAIYFDCAINLEVGVELTAPFVGQGEVIGSSLPTGPVAATTHYGPYGGLYKAHEAIQQWCAANGRALGGPSWEVYAHWEDEWNKDPGKIRTDVYYLLR, from the coding sequence ATGGAATACGAGATCCGTTTGGAGCAACAAGACTATTGTCCGCTTGCCGTGGTGCGCCGACGAGCGAAGCAGTTGGAATTGCCCAAAGTTGTGCCGGAAGCCTGTGGAGCGGTCTGGAGCGTCATTCGCGCCGATCAAGTTGCCGGCGCAGGACGGCATGTTGCCATTTATTTTGACTGCGCGATTAACTTGGAAGTCGGCGTCGAACTGACCGCGCCCTTTGTCGGGCAAGGCGAAGTCATCGGTTCCTCACTCCCTACCGGACCCGTTGCTGCAACAACCCACTATGGCCCCTACGGCGGCCTCTACAAGGCGCACGAAGCAATTCAGCAATGGTGCGCGGCCAATGGGCGGGCGCTAGGTGGACCGAGTTGGGAAGTTTATGCGCATTGGGAAGACGAGTGGAACAAAGATCCCGGAAAAATTCGGACGGATGTGTATTATTTGCTCCGTTAG
- a CDS encoding serine/threonine protein kinase has translation MNTTFLLDNPLTITHGGHAVRRNCDELLDRYHKLIDDQRMSWTEHLHLHKLLGAGGQGVVYLSQRRGTDGFTLPVAVKIFSPERYEDACAYDEAMGRIAAVAARIAQIQQDNLLDVHNFVDRNRIRLMEMEWIDGYDLAQLLTRSMYDHVRKQVNDKRWAYLNNVVITSGPMQPRLKPGIAVSIVRDCLAGLAALHRDNIVHGDVKPSNIMLKRTGNAKIVDMGSALALDAMPPLRTCTPTYAAPEVLEGGNHSPRSDLASLGYVLIEMLAGRSPFAGMTTYKDLLEGKRTLAHKLPTILPDEVTCNELLMTFCRGLISPDPARRFPSAEAADLVKEGAASFLRQLIVGGLASEYENELRLWLEELE, from the coding sequence ATGAACACCACCTTTCTGTTGGACAACCCGCTCACCATCACGCACGGCGGGCATGCAGTTCGACGCAACTGCGACGAATTGCTCGATCGGTATCACAAGCTGATAGATGACCAGCGGATGAGCTGGACCGAGCACCTGCACCTGCACAAGCTGCTGGGGGCTGGCGGTCAGGGCGTCGTCTATCTGAGCCAGCGTCGCGGGACGGATGGTTTCACTCTTCCAGTAGCCGTTAAGATTTTCTCGCCAGAGCGATATGAAGACGCCTGCGCCTACGATGAGGCCATGGGGCGGATCGCCGCAGTCGCGGCTCGGATCGCGCAGATTCAGCAAGACAATTTGCTTGACGTACATAATTTTGTCGATCGCAACCGCATTCGGCTGATGGAAATGGAGTGGATCGATGGGTACGACCTCGCCCAACTGCTGACGCGCAGCATGTACGACCACGTGCGCAAGCAGGTGAACGACAAGCGTTGGGCGTATTTGAACAACGTTGTGATCACGTCCGGGCCGATGCAGCCGCGACTGAAACCGGGGATTGCCGTGAGCATTGTCCGCGACTGCCTGGCGGGACTGGCTGCCTTGCATCGCGACAATATCGTACATGGCGACGTCAAGCCGTCGAACATCATGCTCAAGCGAACCGGCAACGCGAAGATCGTGGATATGGGCTCTGCATTGGCGCTCGACGCCATGCCTCCGCTGCGGACCTGCACTCCGACGTATGCCGCCCCTGAAGTGCTTGAGGGCGGGAATCATTCTCCTCGTTCCGATTTGGCCAGCCTGGGCTATGTGCTGATTGAAATGCTGGCCGGGCGTTCGCCTTTTGCCGGGATGACGACCTATAAGGACTTGTTGGAAGGCAAACGCACGCTTGCCCATAAGCTGCCGACCATTCTGCCGGACGAAGTCACCTGCAACGAACTCCTGATGACCTTCTGCCGCGGCCTGATTTCTCCCGACCCAGCTCGGCGTTTTCCCAGCGCCGAAGCGGCCGACCTGGTCAAAGAAGGGGCCGCGAGCTTTTTACGCCAACTCATCGTTGGTGGTTTGGCTAGCGAGTACGAAAATGAGCTAAGATTGTGGCTGGAGGAGTTGGAATAA
- a CDS encoding tetratricopeptide repeat protein: protein MRTVLRLLPVVVAAVFLSLVSTSHAENEGQDDLSAAIDKRLATQKSLADLETIIRLCESAIQKGLDESNTKLANNVLTSTLLERANERTRLIVTQVPPNWAQLRQQALEDLEQALKRDPKLAKAHLLVARLQSLPPGDRVAAEKAAEKAVELAGDDAETKVESLIVSANLTDEVAKKLDLINQAANLVPNNSEVLRMRGIVLLAVGKVAEAVADFQALVKADPKNAEALNDLGSALMLANRDNEAVEAFGAAIEQSPEEPRWYLNRARAYLLGRHFGKALEDLDYTHKLAPGNPLVLLFRARANQGAGNLDAAKDDIAAALKDRPQMPPAALAILSLGSENVHQAAADLEELVKVVPNNAALSAQLGMVYLGNKQPHKSIEKCAAALEQDPENYLALRTRADALLSVGQHAEAIADYEKAIRMKPNDDGVLNNLAWVLATSPDDKLRDGKRSIEIAKRACEATGYRKATMLSTLAAAYAETGDWEKAVEWSKKAAEAGDEADDTSDQLQRELASYEAKKPWREKQEMKDETPPKAENNGAATPEDSAAK from the coding sequence ATGCGAACTGTTCTGCGCCTGCTGCCGGTCGTGGTCGCGGCAGTTTTTCTTTCGCTCGTGTCCACCAGCCATGCCGAAAACGAAGGCCAAGACGATCTATCGGCGGCAATCGACAAGCGGCTCGCGACCCAAAAAAGCCTGGCCGACTTGGAGACGATCATTCGCCTGTGCGAAAGCGCCATTCAAAAAGGGCTTGATGAATCGAATACGAAGTTGGCGAATAACGTGCTGACCAGTACCCTGCTGGAACGCGCCAACGAGCGCACCAGGTTGATCGTAACGCAAGTTCCGCCGAACTGGGCTCAACTTCGCCAACAAGCGCTCGAGGACTTGGAACAAGCCCTCAAGCGCGATCCGAAACTAGCGAAGGCGCATTTGCTTGTCGCACGACTGCAAAGCCTTCCCCCCGGCGACCGGGTGGCTGCGGAAAAAGCCGCCGAGAAGGCGGTCGAGCTTGCGGGAGACGACGCCGAAACCAAAGTCGAATCGCTCATCGTCTCGGCGAACCTCACCGACGAAGTGGCGAAAAAACTGGACCTGATCAACCAAGCCGCCAACCTTGTTCCGAACAACAGCGAAGTGTTGCGGATGCGCGGTATTGTCTTGTTGGCCGTCGGCAAAGTGGCGGAAGCAGTGGCCGACTTTCAAGCGCTGGTCAAGGCCGATCCCAAAAATGCCGAAGCGCTGAACGATCTCGGCTCAGCGCTCATGCTGGCAAATCGAGACAACGAGGCGGTGGAAGCTTTTGGGGCGGCGATTGAGCAATCGCCCGAAGAACCTCGCTGGTATTTGAACCGCGCGCGCGCTTATTTGCTCGGCCGCCATTTCGGCAAGGCCCTCGAAGATTTGGACTACACGCACAAGCTCGCCCCCGGTAATCCGCTGGTGCTGCTCTTTCGCGCGCGAGCCAACCAAGGCGCTGGCAATTTAGACGCGGCAAAGGACGATATCGCAGCCGCGCTGAAAGACCGCCCCCAGATGCCGCCGGCCGCGTTGGCAATTCTTTCACTGGGCAGCGAAAACGTCCATCAGGCCGCCGCCGATCTAGAAGAACTTGTCAAAGTCGTTCCGAACAATGCAGCGCTATCGGCGCAACTGGGAATGGTCTATCTGGGTAATAAACAGCCCCACAAGTCCATTGAAAAATGCGCCGCGGCTTTGGAGCAAGACCCCGAGAACTATTTGGCCCTCCGCACGCGGGCCGATGCGCTGCTGAGCGTCGGCCAACATGCGGAAGCGATTGCCGACTACGAAAAGGCCATCCGGATGAAGCCCAACGACGACGGCGTCTTAAACAATCTGGCCTGGGTGCTGGCCACGTCACCGGACGACAAACTGCGCGATGGGAAGCGGTCCATCGAAATCGCCAAGCGGGCCTGTGAAGCGACCGGCTACCGCAAGGCAACCATGCTTAGCACGCTGGCGGCAGCCTATGCAGAGACGGGCGATTGGGAAAAAGCCGTCGAGTGGTCGAAAAAAGCCGCCGAAGCGGGAGATGAAGCCGACGACACCTCCGATCAGCTCCAGCGCGAATTGGCCAGCTACGAGGCCAAGAAACCGTGGCGCGAAAAGCAAGAAATGAAAGACGAAACGCCGCCCAAAGCCGAAAACAACGGCGCGGCCACTCCGGAAGATTCCGCGGCGAAGTAG
- the glpK gene encoding glycerol kinase GlpK, producing MSSTTKRFILALDQGTTSSRAIVFGHDGRPVAMAQQEFPQLLPSPGIVEHDAEAIWNTQLSVAREAMARAGAKAADIAAIGITNQRETTVLWERDTGKPIANAIVWQSRVSAPICDRLKADGHEKMVREKTGLVIDAYFSGTKIKHLLDSNPGLRQRAAHGEILFGTIDSLLIWRLTGGKCHVTDVTNASRTMLFNLKALDWDDDLLKLLDVPRAMLPEVRSSSEVYGETDPHLFDAPIRISGCAGDQQAATFGQACFEVGDAKNTYGTGCFMLLNVGDKPVVSKHQLLTTVGWQRNGKTTYCLEGSVFIAGAVVQWLRDGLRIIERSVEIEKLAATVEDSGGVVFVPALVGLGAPYWDQYARGAMFGITRGTTAGHLARAALESMAFQTCDVLHAMEQDAGIKLARLKVDGGASINNHLMQFQADILGVPVVRPTVAETTALGAAYLAGLAVGFWNDTAEITKNWALDHAFSPTMSADDRAAKQSRWKRAVERTLGWEQ from the coding sequence ATGAGCAGCACCACGAAGCGATTCATCCTCGCTCTCGACCAAGGCACCACCTCGAGCCGAGCGATCGTGTTCGGCCACGACGGCCGCCCGGTGGCGATGGCTCAGCAAGAATTCCCGCAACTTCTGCCATCGCCCGGCATTGTCGAACACGATGCCGAAGCGATTTGGAACACGCAGCTTTCCGTCGCCCGCGAAGCGATGGCCCGCGCCGGCGCAAAGGCCGCCGACATTGCTGCGATCGGCATCACGAACCAGCGCGAAACGACCGTCTTGTGGGAGCGCGACACGGGCAAGCCGATCGCCAACGCGATCGTTTGGCAAAGCCGCGTCAGCGCGCCGATCTGCGACCGCCTGAAAGCCGACGGGCACGAGAAAATGGTTCGCGAAAAAACGGGGCTGGTGATCGACGCCTATTTCTCCGGCACCAAGATCAAACATTTGCTCGATTCAAACCCTGGCCTGCGCCAACGCGCCGCCCACGGCGAAATCCTGTTTGGCACGATCGACTCGCTGCTCATCTGGCGGCTCACCGGCGGCAAGTGCCACGTCACCGATGTCACCAATGCCAGTCGGACGATGCTCTTCAACTTGAAGGCACTCGATTGGGACGACGACTTATTAAAACTTCTCGATGTTCCGCGCGCGATGCTCCCGGAAGTAAGATCGTCGAGCGAGGTTTACGGTGAGACCGATCCGCACTTGTTCGACGCACCCATTCGCATTAGCGGCTGCGCCGGCGACCAGCAAGCCGCCACGTTCGGCCAGGCTTGCTTCGAGGTGGGCGACGCCAAAAACACCTACGGCACGGGCTGCTTCATGCTGCTCAATGTCGGCGACAAGCCTGTCGTGTCGAAGCACCAACTTCTGACCACGGTCGGCTGGCAACGGAACGGCAAAACGACATACTGTCTCGAAGGCTCGGTGTTCATCGCCGGCGCGGTCGTCCAATGGCTCCGCGACGGTCTGCGCATCATCGAGCGTAGCGTTGAAATCGAAAAGCTCGCCGCCACGGTGGAAGATTCCGGTGGCGTGGTTTTCGTCCCTGCGCTGGTAGGTCTGGGTGCTCCGTACTGGGATCAATACGCTCGCGGAGCGATGTTCGGCATTACCCGCGGCACCACGGCCGGCCATCTTGCGCGGGCGGCCCTCGAATCGATGGCGTTTCAAACGTGCGACGTGCTGCACGCGATGGAACAAGACGCCGGCATCAAGCTCGCCCGTCTCAAGGTGGACGGCGGCGCCAGCATCAACAATCACTTGATGCAATTTCAAGCCGACATTCTCGGCGTTCCCGTCGTCCGCCCCACGGTCGCCGAAACCACGGCCCTGGGCGCCGCCTATCTGGCCGGGCTGGCCGTCGGCTTTTGGAACGACACGGCGGAGATTACGAAGAACTGGGCCCTCGACCACGCATTTTCCCCCACGATGTCGGCCGATGATCGCGCGGCCAAACAATCGCGATGGAAGCGGGCGGTCGAGCGGACGTTGGGCTGGGAACAATGA
- a CDS encoding histidine phosphatase family protein, with protein sequence MRSVRAAADGNISTAAAGDEAETIGSIGIRLAHENLTVRIGLLRHFPVAEPFPSGWKTAGELQAWLERYDAAETTVGDFELGNVSWRACLASDMSRARCTATAVFRGEIAYTPLLREAQFSPFQTGSLRLPLVAWTWLLWLSWLTGHPSQRACRDEFRTRIAAVSDRLCAMDRDTLVVSHAGVMSSLSVELRRRGFVGPKIRFAKYAKAYIFERTAAGLTLEA encoded by the coding sequence ATGCGCTCCGTCCGTGCGGCAGCGGACGGAAATATAAGCACTGCTGCGGCCGGCGATGAGGCGGAAACGATTGGAAGCATCGGCATCCGTCTGGCTCATGAAAATTTAACTGTGCGCATCGGACTACTACGACATTTCCCCGTCGCCGAGCCGTTTCCCAGCGGTTGGAAAACGGCCGGGGAATTGCAAGCGTGGCTCGAGCGGTACGATGCGGCGGAGACGACCGTGGGGGACTTTGAATTAGGGAACGTTTCGTGGCGGGCGTGTCTGGCAAGCGACATGTCGCGGGCGCGATGCACGGCAACCGCGGTTTTTCGGGGAGAAATCGCCTATACCCCGTTGCTCCGCGAGGCGCAGTTCTCGCCGTTTCAAACGGGCAGCTTGCGGTTGCCGCTGGTGGCATGGACATGGCTGCTGTGGCTGTCGTGGTTGACGGGGCATCCGTCGCAGCGTGCGTGCCGAGACGAATTTCGCACGCGCATCGCTGCGGTCTCCGATCGGCTTTGCGCCATGGATCGAGATACGCTCGTTGTTTCGCACGCGGGTGTGATGTCGTCTTTGAGCGTCGAACTTCGTCGCCGCGGCTTTGTCGGGCCGAAGATTCGGTTCGCGAAGTATGCGAAAGCGTACATTTTCGAGAGAACCGCCGCAGGGCTTACGCTCGAGGCATGA
- a CDS encoding SEC-C domain-containing protein, with protein MGAIAGRFVEYTSPLIEATDGSKKQLERAFSIGQICWSLALLPETKRAEFLATIEQALGLEGDELVEFRQKVIEPMIQRHEDMFPGLHRSRSTSRFAAIPRRVDPQPETRRNALRPCGSGRKYKHCCGRR; from the coding sequence ATGGGAGCGATTGCAGGCCGCTTCGTGGAATATACGAGCCCGTTGATCGAAGCCACCGATGGCTCCAAGAAACAATTGGAACGTGCGTTTTCAATCGGGCAAATTTGCTGGAGCTTGGCGCTGCTGCCGGAGACGAAACGAGCCGAATTCTTGGCAACCATCGAGCAAGCTTTGGGATTGGAAGGGGACGAACTTGTAGAGTTTCGGCAAAAAGTGATCGAGCCGATGATTCAGCGCCACGAGGACATGTTTCCAGGCTTGCACCGGAGCCGTTCCACCTCCAGATTCGCTGCGATACCTCGCCGAGTCGATCCACAGCCGGAAACGCGTCGCAATGCGCTCCGTCCGTGCGGCAGCGGACGGAAATATAAGCACTGCTGCGGCCGGCGATGA
- a CDS encoding aminotransferase class I/II-fold pyridoxal phosphate-dependent enzyme — MHPWLATRTACFDSSGIRKVFDLAANMKDPINLSIGQPDFDVPLAAREAMIDAVGRRKNGYSPTQGIAPLLERLQQQVDAEYGHSDRKLFITSGTSGALLLAMMALVNPGDDVIVFDPYFVMYEPLVKMMSGNVVLIDTYPDFSIDVDKVRSAITRRTKLILLNSPANPTGKVVVSDQVRGLAELAAERNIALVSDEIYRRFCYNDSFVSAAKFNDRTIVIDGFSKSYAMTGWRVGFVHGPAEVMNEMMKLQQYTFVCAPQPAQWACIAALDVEMQPHIDDYRRKRDTIVDGLKDLFEITQPEGAFYVFPKAPSGTATEFVEKAIANELLIIPGKIFSAVDTHFRLSYAATDKTIERGIEVLRRLAKGSR; from the coding sequence ATGCATCCCTGGCTGGCCACGCGCACTGCTTGCTTCGATAGTTCCGGCATCCGCAAGGTGTTCGACCTGGCGGCCAATATGAAAGACCCGATCAACCTATCGATCGGCCAACCCGATTTCGACGTGCCTCTGGCAGCGCGAGAAGCGATGATCGACGCGGTTGGTCGTCGCAAGAATGGTTACTCACCGACTCAAGGAATCGCCCCGCTCCTCGAGCGATTGCAGCAGCAAGTCGATGCGGAATATGGGCACTCCGACCGCAAACTATTTATCACCAGCGGCACAAGCGGAGCGTTGTTGCTGGCGATGATGGCGCTGGTGAATCCCGGCGACGACGTGATCGTGTTCGACCCCTACTTCGTCATGTACGAGCCGCTCGTGAAGATGATGAGCGGCAACGTCGTGCTGATCGACACCTATCCCGACTTCAGCATCGACGTGGACAAAGTTCGCTCCGCCATCACCCGGCGCACGAAGCTGATTCTGCTGAACAGCCCCGCGAATCCGACCGGCAAAGTCGTTGTGTCCGACCAAGTTCGCGGCTTGGCCGAGCTAGCGGCCGAGCGCAACATCGCGCTGGTGAGCGACGAAATCTACCGCCGGTTTTGCTACAACGATTCGTTTGTTTCGGCGGCGAAGTTCAACGACCGCACGATTGTCATCGACGGTTTTTCCAAGTCGTACGCCATGACCGGTTGGCGCGTCGGCTTCGTCCACGGCCCGGCGGAAGTGATGAACGAGATGATGAAGCTGCAGCAGTACACGTTTGTCTGCGCTCCGCAGCCGGCGCAGTGGGCGTGCATCGCGGCGCTCGATGTCGAAATGCAGCCGCATATCGACGACTACCGCCGCAAGCGCGACACGATCGTCGACGGCCTCAAAGACTTGTTCGAGATCACCCAGCCGGAGGGCGCATTTTACGTGTTTCCCAAAGCGCCGTCCGGCACGGCCACGGAGTTCGTCGAGAAAGCCATCGCCAATGAATTATTGATCATCCCCGGCAAGATCTTCAGCGCCGTCGATACGCACTTTCGCTTGTCGTACGCCGCCACCGACAAGACGATTGAACGGGGAATTGAGGTGCTGCGGCGGTTGGCGAAGGGATCGCGGTAA